From one Callithrix jacchus isolate 240 chromosome 2, calJac240_pri, whole genome shotgun sequence genomic stretch:
- the RGS14 gene encoding regulator of G-protein signaling 14 isoform X2, protein MEEFLKKEFSAENVTFWKACERFQQIPASDTQQLAQEARNIYQEFLSSQALSPVNIDRQAWLGEEVLAEPRPDMFRAQQLQIFNLMKFDSYARFVKSPLYRECLLAEAEGRPLREPGSLRLGSPDATRKKPKLKPGKSLPLGVEELGQLPPVEGPGGRPLRKSFRRELGGAANAGLRRESQGSLNSSASLDLGFLAFVSSKSESHRKSLGSTDGESESRPGKYCCVYLPDGTASLALARPGLTIRDMLAGICEKRGLSLPDIKVYLVGNEQKALVLDQDCTVLADQEVRLENRITFELELAALERVVRISAKPTKRLQEALQPILEKHGLSPLQVTLHRPGEKQPLDMGKLVSSVVAQRLVLDTLPGVKISKVRDKSPCRSQGCPPRTQDKATHPPSVSPSSLVKAPSSATGKRQTCDIEGLVELLNRVQSSGAHDQRGLLRKEDLVLPEFLQLPTQGPSSQETPPQTESAAQPSVESLNSTAHSAL, encoded by the exons ATGGAG GAGTTCCTGAAGAAGGAGTTCAGTGCCGAAAACGTGACTTTCTGGAAGGCCTGCGAGCGCTTCCAACAGATTCCGGCCAGTGATACCCAGCAG ctaGCTCAGGAGGCCCGCAACATCTACCAGGAGTTTCTGTCCAGCCAGGCGCTGAGCCCAGTGAACATCGACCGGCAGGCCTGGCTTGGCGAGGAGGTGCTGGCTGAGCCCCGGCCCGATATGTTTCGGGCGCAGCAGCTTCAA ATCTTCAACTTGATGAAATTCGACAGCTATGCGCGCTTCGTCAAGTCCCCGCTGTACCGTGAGTGCCTGCTAGCCGAGGCCGAGGGGCGCCCGCTGCGGGAACCTGGCTCCTTGCGCCTCGGCAGCCCGGACGCGACGAGGAAG AAGCCGAAGCTGAAGCCCGGGAAGTCGTTGCCGCTGGGCGTGGAAGAGTTGGGGCAGCTGCCGCCTGTTGAGGGTCCTGGGGGCCGCCCACTCCGCAAGTCCTTCCGCAGGG AGCTGGGTGGGGCGGCAAATGCCGGCTTGCGCCGAGAGTCTCAGGGCTCCCTCAACTCCTCTGCCAGCCTGGACCTTGGCTTCCTAGCCTTCGTCAGCAGCAAATCTGAG AGCCACCGGAAGAGCCTTGGAAGCACCGATGGTGAGAGTGAAAGCCGGCCAGGGAAGTACTGCTGTGTGTACCTGCCCGATGGCACAGCCTCCTTAGCCCTGGCCAGACCCGGCCTCACCATCCGAGACATGCTGGCAGGGATCTGTGAGAAACGAGGCCTCTCTCTACCTGACATCAAGGTCTACTTGGTGGGCAATGAACAG AAGGCCCTGGTCCTGGATCAGGACTGCACCGTGCTGGCAGATCAGGAAGTGCGTCTGGAAAACAGGATCACCTTTGA GCTCGAGCTGGCGGCTCTGGAGCGCGTGGTACGAATCTCAGCCAAGCCCACCAAGCGGCTGCAGGAGGCACTACAGCCCATTCTGGAGAAGCATGGTTTGAGCCCGCTACAGGTGACCCTGCACCGG CCAGGCGAGAAGCAGCCTCTGGATATGGGGAAGCTAGTGAGCTCGGTGGTGGCCCAGAGACTGGTTTTGGACACTCTTCCAG GTGTGAAGATCTCCAAAGTCCGTGACAAATCTCCCTGCCGCAGCCAG GGCTGCCCACCTAGAACCCAGGACAAGGCCACCCATCCCCCTTCAGTGTCCCCCAGTTCTCTGGTGAAGGCGCCCAGTAGTGCCACTGGAAAGCGGCAGACCTGTGACATCGAAG GCCTGGTGGAGCTGCTGAACCGGGTGCAGAGCAGCGGGGCCCACGACCAGAGGGGCCTTCTGAGGAAAGAGGACCTGGTACTTCCAGAATTTCTGCAGCTGCCTACCCAAGGGCCCAGTTCCCAGGAGACCCCACCACAGACTGAATCAGCAGCCCAACCCAGCGTGGAATCCTTGAACTCCACTGCCCACTCAGCCCTCTGA
- the RGS14 gene encoding regulator of G-protein signaling 14 isoform X1, giving the protein MPGKPKHLGVPNGRMVLAVSDGELSSTTGPQGQGEGRGSSLSIHSLPSGPSSPFPTEEQPVASWALSFERLLQDPLGLAYFTEFLKKEFSAENVTFWKACERFQQIPASDTQQLAQEARNIYQEFLSSQALSPVNIDRQAWLGEEVLAEPRPDMFRAQQLQIFNLMKFDSYARFVKSPLYRECLLAEAEGRPLREPGSLRLGSPDATRKKPKLKPGKSLPLGVEELGQLPPVEGPGGRPLRKSFRRELGGAANAGLRRESQGSLNSSASLDLGFLAFVSSKSESHRKSLGSTDGESESRPGKYCCVYLPDGTASLALARPGLTIRDMLAGICEKRGLSLPDIKVYLVGNEQKALVLDQDCTVLADQEVRLENRITFELELAALERVVRISAKPTKRLQEALQPILEKHGLSPLQVTLHRPGEKQPLDMGKLVSSVVAQRLVLDTLPGVKISKVRDKSPCRSQGCPPRTQDKATHPPSVSPSSLVKAPSSATGKRQTCDIEGLVELLNRVQSSGAHDQRGLLRKEDLVLPEFLQLPTQGPSSQETPPQTESAAQPSVESLNSTAHSAL; this is encoded by the exons GTTCTGGCTGTGTCAGATGGAG AGCTGAGCAGCACGACGGGGCCCCAGGGCCAGGGCGAGGGCCGCGGCAGCTCCCTCAGCAtccacagcctccccagtggccCCAGCAGCCCCTTCCCCACTGAGGAACAGCCTGTGGCCAGCTGGGCCCTGTCCTTCGAGCGGCTGCTGCAGGACCCGCTgggcctggcttacttcact GAGTTCCTGAAGAAGGAGTTCAGTGCCGAAAACGTGACTTTCTGGAAGGCCTGCGAGCGCTTCCAACAGATTCCGGCCAGTGATACCCAGCAG ctaGCTCAGGAGGCCCGCAACATCTACCAGGAGTTTCTGTCCAGCCAGGCGCTGAGCCCAGTGAACATCGACCGGCAGGCCTGGCTTGGCGAGGAGGTGCTGGCTGAGCCCCGGCCCGATATGTTTCGGGCGCAGCAGCTTCAA ATCTTCAACTTGATGAAATTCGACAGCTATGCGCGCTTCGTCAAGTCCCCGCTGTACCGTGAGTGCCTGCTAGCCGAGGCCGAGGGGCGCCCGCTGCGGGAACCTGGCTCCTTGCGCCTCGGCAGCCCGGACGCGACGAGGAAG AAGCCGAAGCTGAAGCCCGGGAAGTCGTTGCCGCTGGGCGTGGAAGAGTTGGGGCAGCTGCCGCCTGTTGAGGGTCCTGGGGGCCGCCCACTCCGCAAGTCCTTCCGCAGGG AGCTGGGTGGGGCGGCAAATGCCGGCTTGCGCCGAGAGTCTCAGGGCTCCCTCAACTCCTCTGCCAGCCTGGACCTTGGCTTCCTAGCCTTCGTCAGCAGCAAATCTGAG AGCCACCGGAAGAGCCTTGGAAGCACCGATGGTGAGAGTGAAAGCCGGCCAGGGAAGTACTGCTGTGTGTACCTGCCCGATGGCACAGCCTCCTTAGCCCTGGCCAGACCCGGCCTCACCATCCGAGACATGCTGGCAGGGATCTGTGAGAAACGAGGCCTCTCTCTACCTGACATCAAGGTCTACTTGGTGGGCAATGAACAG AAGGCCCTGGTCCTGGATCAGGACTGCACCGTGCTGGCAGATCAGGAAGTGCGTCTGGAAAACAGGATCACCTTTGA GCTCGAGCTGGCGGCTCTGGAGCGCGTGGTACGAATCTCAGCCAAGCCCACCAAGCGGCTGCAGGAGGCACTACAGCCCATTCTGGAGAAGCATGGTTTGAGCCCGCTACAGGTGACCCTGCACCGG CCAGGCGAGAAGCAGCCTCTGGATATGGGGAAGCTAGTGAGCTCGGTGGTGGCCCAGAGACTGGTTTTGGACACTCTTCCAG GTGTGAAGATCTCCAAAGTCCGTGACAAATCTCCCTGCCGCAGCCAG GGCTGCCCACCTAGAACCCAGGACAAGGCCACCCATCCCCCTTCAGTGTCCCCCAGTTCTCTGGTGAAGGCGCCCAGTAGTGCCACTGGAAAGCGGCAGACCTGTGACATCGAAG GCCTGGTGGAGCTGCTGAACCGGGTGCAGAGCAGCGGGGCCCACGACCAGAGGGGCCTTCTGAGGAAAGAGGACCTGGTACTTCCAGAATTTCTGCAGCTGCCTACCCAAGGGCCCAGTTCCCAGGAGACCCCACCACAGACTGAATCAGCAGCCCAACCCAGCGTGGAATCCTTGAACTCCACTGCCCACTCAGCCCTCTGA
- the SLC34A1 gene encoding sodium-dependent phosphate transport protein 2A produces MLSYGERLGTPAVSPLPVHGGRMMRGAAFAYVPSPQVLHRIPGTSAYAFPSLGPVALAEHTCPCGEVLERHEPLPAKLALEEEQKPEPRLFPKLRQAGAMLLKVPLMLTFLYLFVCSLDVLSSAFQLAGGKVAGDIFKDNAILSNPVAGLVVGILVTVLVQSSSTSTSIIVSMVSSGLLEVSSAIPIIMGSNIGTSVTNTIVALMQAGDRTDFRRAFAGATVHDCFNWLSVLVLLPLEAATSYLHHVTQLVVASFNIHGGRNTPDLLKIITEPFTKLIIQLDKSVIISIATGDESLRNHSLIRVWCHTDSTEQNLEGREITHFDLCKKQAMEESSVPRCL; encoded by the exons ATGCTGTCCTATGGAGAGAGGCTGGGGACCCCTGCTGTTTCCCCACTCCCAGTCCATGGGGGGCGCATGATGCGAGGGGCAGCCTTTGCCTATGTGCCCAGCCCTCAGG TCCTGCACAGGATCCCAGGGACCTCTGCCTATGCCTTTCCCAGCCTGGGCCCTGTGGCCCTTGCAGAGCATACCTGCCCCTGTGGGGAGGTACTGGAgcgacatgagccactgcctgcCAAGCTGGCCCTGGAGGAGGAGCAGAAGCCAG AGCCCAGGCTATTTCCCAAGCTGCGCCAGGCTGGTGCCATGCTGCTCAAGGTGCCGCTGATGCTCACCTTCCTTTACCTCTTCGTCTGCTCCCTGGATGTGCTCAGCTCAGCCTTCCAGCTGGCTGGAG GTAAGGTGGCTGGTGACATCTTCAAGGATAATGCCATCCTGTCCAACCCGGTGGCTGGGCTGGTGGTGGGGATCCTGGTGACGGTGCTGGTGCAGAGCTCCAGCACCTCCACATCCATCATCGTCAGCATGGTCTCCTCTGGCT TGCTGGAGGTGAGCTCTGCCATCCCCATCATCATGGGCTCCAACATCGGTACCTCTGTCACCAACACCATCGTGGCCCTGATGCAGGCGGGGGACAGGACTGACTTCCGGCG GGCCTTTGCAGGGGCCACAGTGCATGACTGCTTTAACTGGCTGTCCGTTCTGGTCCTGCTGCCCCTGGAGGCTGCCACCAGCTACCTGCACCACGTTACTCAACTCGTGGTGGCCTCCTTCAACATCCATGGTGGCCGTAACACTCCTGACCTGCTCAAGATCATCACGGAGCCCTTCACAAAGCTCATCATCCAG CTGGACAAGTCTGTGATAATCAGCATTGCCACCGGTGACGAGTCCCTGAGGAACCACAGTCTCATCCGGGTCTGGTGCCACACAGACTCCACAGAG CAAAATCTGGAAGGGAGAGAAATCACACACTTTGATCTTTGCAAAAAGCAAGCCATGGAAGAGAGCTCTGTTCCTCGCTGCCTCTGA